A window from Pagrus major chromosome 4, Pma_NU_1.0 encodes these proteins:
- the lrrc4cb gene encoding leucine-rich repeat-containing protein 4C translates to MLNTMISSLQRQTMRGRRLKGALSNPLFVLLLALQILVVAGLVRAQTCPSVCSCSNQFSKVICTRRSLRDVPDGISTNTRYLNLQDNLIQVIKVDSFKHLRHLEILQLSKNHIRSIEIGAFNGLASLNTLELFDNRLTTIPNGAFEYLSKLKELWLRNNPIESIPSYAFNRVPSLRRLDLGELKRLSYISDGAFKDLSNLRYLNLGMCNLKEIPNILPLVRLEELEMSGNQIAVIKPSSFTGLVNLQKLWMMHAQIQTIERNSFDDLQSLVELNLAHNNLTFLPHDLFTPLHRLERVHLHHNPWNCNCDILWLSWWLKEAVPANTSCCARCHSPTVFKGRYIGELDHSYFQCDVPVIVEPPSDLNVTEGMGAELKCRTSSLTSISWLTPNGSLVTHGAYKVRLSVLNDGTLNFTSVTMQDTGTYTCMVSNTAGNISASAVLNVTSVENSGVTYFTTVTVETIETPGDDSQTPLPPFGWVSSSTTKGTPVSTRTTERTYTIPVLDRDGEEALNGLDEVMKTTKIIIGCFVAITLMAAVLLVIFYKMRKQHNQQDPDGPASSMEVITVEEELAGVAAMERHLSLPPLEHYNHYNTYKSTYHHQPMLSTIHSSATQEPLLIQACSKDNVQETQI, encoded by the coding sequence ATGCTGAACACAATGATCTCCTCCCTCCAGCGCCAGACAATGAGAGGTCGTAGGCTGAAGGGGGCGCTGTCCAACCCCCTCTTTGTGCTGCTTTTGGCCCTTCAGATCCTGGTGGTGGCTGGGCTGGTTCGTGCTCAGACCTGTCCTTCCGTCTGTTCATGCAGTAACCAGTTCAGCAAAGTCATATGCACCCGCCGCAGTCTACGGGACGTCCCAGATGGCATTTCCACCAACACTCGCTACCTGAACCTCCAGGACAACCTCATTCAGGTCATCAAGGTGGACAGTTTCAAACATCTGCGCCATCTGGAGATCCTGCAGCTGAGCAAGAACCACATCCGCAGCATTGAAATTGGCGCCTTCAATGGGCTGGCCAGTCTCAACACCTTGGAGCTCTTTGATAATCGGCTCACGACAATCCCCAATGGAGCATTTGAGTACTTGTCAAAGCTGAAGGAATTGTGGCTACGGAACAACCCCATCGAAAGTATACCATCTTATGCCTTCAACCGGGTCCCCTCGCTTCGAAGGCTGGATCTAGGTGAGCTCAAGCGTCTCTCCTACATTTCTGACGGAGCCTTCAAGGACTTGAGCAACCTGCGCTACCTGAACCTGGGAATGTGCAACCTCAAGGAGATCCCCAACATCTTACCTTTGGTCAGGCTTGAAGAGCTCGAAATGTCAGGAAACCAGATCGCTGTTATCAAACCCAGCTCATTTACAGGATTAGTCAACCTCCAGAAGCTGTGGATGATGCATGCCCAGATCCAAACTATCGAGAGGAATTCTTTTGATGACCTTCAGTCACTGGTGGAGCTCAACCTGGCTCACAACAACCTTACCTTTCTACCACATGACCTCTTCACACCATTGCATCGTCTGGAGCGGGTCCATCTCCATCACAACCCTTGGAACTGCAACTGTGATATCTTGTGGCTCAGCTGGTGGCTGAAGGAGGCAGTGCCTGCCAATACCAGCTGCTGCGCCCGCTGCCATTCCCCTACAGTCTTTAAAGGTCGCTACATCGGGGAATTGGACCACAGCTACTTCCAATGTGATGTTCCTGTCATTGTGGAGCCACCCAGTGACTTAAATGTGACAGAAGGCATGGGTGCAGAGCTTAAATGTCGTACAAGCTCGCTGACATCCATCAGCTGGCTTACACCAAATGGCTCGTTGGTGACGCATGGGGCTTATAAGGTGCGTTTGTCTGTACTCAATGATGGGACACTGAACTTTACGAGCGTCACAATGCAGGATACTGGGACTTACACCTGTATGGTTAGCAACACAGCAGGCAAcatttctgcctctgctgtgcTTAATGTCACCTCTGTGGAAAACAGCGGGGTGACCTATTTTACCACAGTCACCGTGGAGACCATTGAGACCCCAGGGGATGACAGCCAAACACCACTTCCACCATTCGGCTGGGTTTCATCCTCAACGACAAAAGGTACTCCTGTTTCTACAAGGACCACGGAGCGGACTTACACCATTCCAGTTCTTGATCGGGATGGAGAGGAAGCCCTCAACGGCCTGGATGAGGTGATGAAAACCACCAAGATTATCATCGGCTGCTTTGTGGCCATCACGCTTATGGCTGCTGTTCTGCTGGTTATTTTCTACAAGATGAGGAAGCAGCATAATCAGCAGGATCCTGATGGCCCTGCCTCCTCCATGGAGGTCATTACCGTTGAAGAAGAGCTTGCTGGTGTCGCTGCCATGGAGAGACACCTATCTCTGCCCCCTCTGGAGCACTACAACCACTACAACACCTACAAGAGCACTTACCACCACCAGCCAATGCTCAGTACCATACACAGCTCAGCCACACAGGAACCTTTACTGATTCAAGCCTGCTCAAAAGACAATGTACAAGAGACCCAAATCTGA